TTGGCGTCCTCGAAGGTCGGGAACTCGAGGAGGACGACGCCTTCGGCCGGCGCGCCTTCCAGCGCCTCGACGCGGCCGTTGGCGGCCAGCGCCTTCATGTCCGGGCGACGCGCGGCGCCGACGGCGGCGCTATAGGCGGCCATGCCCTCGGCGTCGGTGGTCTCGTCGCGGATGGCGATGATGTAGGCGCTCATGGCTGGTGGTCCTCTTGAGGGATGAGGACCGCTGGCGGCCCTCGAGTGGCGTCTCTCTAGCCGGCGGCGGGCGCCGACGCTGGACGCGGCGTCAATCCCGCGGTGCGAAGCGCCGGCTTGAACAGGCTGTAGACAAAGCCTGCCCCGATCAGGGCGGCGGTGACTGCGAAGGGCAGGTTATGGCTCAGCTGGTAGAGTCCGACGAACAGCGGCGACATGATGTTCAGCGCGCCGCCGACGGCGCCGGCGATCCCGGCGACCCGCCCCTGCTCGCCCAGGCTCACCGCCAGCGACATCCCCGCCGTATAGCCCGGCCGCACGAAGCTGAAGCCGACGCAGCAGATGGCGAAGCCCGCGACGATCATCGTAAACTGGCTGGCGGCCAGCAGCACCAGCGCGCCCAGGAGGGCGATCCCCCCGCCCCAGAGGATCAGGTGGTTGGGCTTCATCCGGAAGATGCGGATCAGCCCCCACTGCCCGGTCAGGCCGGCGACCGCGCCGATCATCAAGGCGATGGCGATGGAATGCTGCGCCTCCATCAGGTCGCCCTTCACCGTGTCGATGATCAGGAAGGGCAGCATCTGGCCCAGCGCGCCTTGGCCGACGCCGGTGGCGATGCCGACCACCACGAACGGCATGATCCGCCCGTCCTTCCAGAACGGCGTCTTCGCCAGGGCGGCCGCGCTCGCCCCGCCGGCGACGAACGCCGGCTCCTCCTCCAGCCTGGGCCCTTCGCGCAGGTTCGCCGCCACCAGCACCGCCGCCCCGGCCGACAGCACGGCGAAGATCAGCATCGGCCCGGAGAAGCCGACGAACGGCAGGATCAGGAAGGGCGCCAGCACCGGGCCGATGATCGTCCCCATGCTGCCGGCCCCGGCCAGGCCGGCGATCGCCTTGGCCCGGTCGTCCCGCGGCGTGCGCTCGGTGACGAAGGCCTGCGAGGATGGCATGATCGCGCTGCCCACCAGGCCGAACACCGACCTCGCCGCGATCAGGCAGGGCGCGATGATGAACCAGGGGGCGAGCTTGTGCGTCCCGGCCGCCACCACGGCCGCGCAGAGGACCATCGAGACGGTGAAGCCGCCCAGGCCCACCAGCATCACCGGCTTGCGCCCCAGCCGGTCGGAGGTCCGCGCCCAGAAGGCCGACATCAGGACGATGCACAGCGAGGAGGTCCCGAACGCCGCCGAAATCAGCGCATCGGGCAGGCCCATGGTCCGGCCCACGCCCGGAAGCACGGACATCAGACCCTGGTGGCCGATCGCCATGATGAAGTTACAGGCGAACACGGTCGCAAACGCCAGACGCGACAGCTTCACAGCGCCCTCGTCCGCATGCCGCTCGCGGCCTTCCTGATGACTTCCGCCACGGCTCCGTCCCCCGCCCTCCGCTTAGAGCGCCAGGCGGCGATCGTCCACCATCGGCAGCGCATACCGATCGACGCGCTGGTGGGCCCGGCAGGACTCGAACCTGCAACCAGACCGTTATGAGCGGTCGGCTCTAACCATTGAGCTACAGGCCCCTGCAGCGAACTTGCGCGTTACCATGGGCTGCACGGGCCATAAAGGCTGCGTTCAGGTAAGCTCAGCCACAACGACGGCTCATACGTTCGAGGAGACCTCCATGAAGACCCTGTTTCGCGCCGCCGCCCTGGCTGGCTTGATGGCCACGGCGGCGTTGCCCGCGACGACGGCCCTGGCGCAGACGGCGCCTGCCGCCGACACCATGTTCCGCGCCACCACCTTCAACCTCTCGGCCTACGGCGAGACCCGCGTCGCCCCCGACATGGCCACCATCAACCTGGGCGTCATGACCGAGGCGCCGACGGCGGCGGCGGCCATGCGCGCCAATGCGCAGAAGATGACCGCCGTGATGAGCGCGCTTGGCAAGGCCGGCATCGCCGCCAAGGACATCCAGACCTCGAACCTGAACCTCTCGGCCCAGTATCAATACGCCGAGAACCAGCCGCCGAAGCTGACCGGATACCAGGTCTCTAACCAGGTGACGGTCCGCGTGCTGGACCTGGCCAGGCTTGGCCCCGCCGTCGATGCGGTCGTGGCCTCGGGCGCCAACCAGGTGAACGGCATCGCCTTTGGCCTCGACGACCCCTCGGCCGCCGAGAACGCCGCGCGCGAAGACGCCGTCAAGGCGCTGGCGGCCAAGGCCGATCTCTACGCCAGGGCCACGGGCTACCGCGTCAGCCGGCTGGTGTCGCTGAGCGAAGGCGGCGGCTACACCCCGGCCCCGCCCATGCCGATGATGGCCATGGCCAAGCGCGAGTCCTTCGACGCCGGCACGCCGGTGGCCGGCGGCCAGCTCTCCGTGCGGATCGACGTGACGGGGCTCTACGAGCTGTCGCGCTAGAACCCAGCGCGCTTGAAGGCGCGTTCCAGCCGGTCGGCCATCATCAGGCCGGGGAAGGCGCGATCGCCCTCCATGACGGCGGCGTAGACCAGCGGTCGGCCCGGAACCGGGCCGGCCGCCCAGCCGACGCCGCGCGAGGCGTCTGCGACGGTGTTGCAGCTCAACCGGCGCGGCCGGCCGTCGCGGGCCACGGCCTCCAGCAAGGCGCCTGTGTCCCGGGTCTCCGGCGTCTCACAGGCTGGCAGCTTGGCGTCGCACGCGGCGTGGTCGTTGTAGCGATAGATCTGTCGGCCGGACTTGGCGTCCGCGATCAGCACGCAGGTGTTGGGATCGCCGATGGCCCGCGCGACGGCCCCGTCCAGGGTCTCCTTCGACACCCCGTCCGGCAGCCGGGGGCCGCACGCAGCGAGCATCAGCGCCAGCGCGGCGGCAAGGACGATACGCATCAGTCGGCAGCCTTCTTGATCGCGTTCCCCTCGCCTAGAAGCACGACGGTCGGCGCATAGTTCTGCGCCTCTTCGGCCGGCATCTGGCCGTAGGCGACGATGATCACCTTATCGCCTTTCTGCACCAGCCGCGCGGCCGCGCCGTTGACGCCGATCGTGCCGCCGCCGCGCGGCGCGGCGATCGCATAGGTGGTGAAGCGCGCGCCATTGGCGATGTTCAGCACATCCACCTGCTCGTTGGCGAGGATGCCCGAGGCCTCCAGCAGATCAGCGTCGATGGAGATCGAGCCCTCATAGTCGAGGTCCGACTGGGTCACCGTCGCGCGGTGAAGCTTGGCGCGCATCATCGTCAGTTGCATGGGGTGGATATACGGATCCCACGTCTGCGCTTCAATCAGCGTACGGTCTGCGCCCGCAGGAAGGCGGTCATATCCGCCAGCACCGGAGCGCGCTTGCGCAGCGGACGCGACAGGGCCAGCACCAGCCTGGGGTGGTCGAGCCCCTCATAG
This is a stretch of genomic DNA from Phenylobacterium immobile (ATCC 35973). It encodes these proteins:
- a CDS encoding SIMPL domain-containing protein; this encodes MKTLFRAAALAGLMATAALPATTALAQTAPAADTMFRATTFNLSAYGETRVAPDMATINLGVMTEAPTAAAAMRANAQKMTAVMSALGKAGIAAKDIQTSNLNLSAQYQYAENQPPKLTGYQVSNQVTVRVLDLARLGPAVDAVVASGANQVNGIAFGLDDPSAAENAAREDAVKALAAKADLYARATGYRVSRLVSLSEGGGYTPAPPMPMMAMAKRESFDAGTPVAGGQLSVRIDVTGLYELSR
- the panD gene encoding aspartate 1-decarboxylase encodes the protein MQLTMMRAKLHRATVTQSDLDYEGSISIDADLLEASGILANEQVDVLNIANGARFTTYAIAAPRGGGTIGVNGAAARLVQKGDKVIIVAYGQMPAEEAQNYAPTVVLLGEGNAIKKAAD
- a CDS encoding DUF1330 domain-containing protein, encoding MSAYIIAIRDETTDAEGMAAYSAAVGAARRPDMKALAANGRVEALEGAPAEGVVLLEFPTFEDAKAWYDSPAYQAAREHRLGAATFRFLLIQGL
- a CDS encoding MFS transporter, encoding MKLSRLAFATVFACNFIMAIGHQGLMSVLPGVGRTMGLPDALISAAFGTSSLCIVLMSAFWARTSDRLGRKPVMLVGLGGFTVSMVLCAAVVAAGTHKLAPWFIIAPCLIAARSVFGLVGSAIMPSSQAFVTERTPRDDRAKAIAGLAGAGSMGTIIGPVLAPFLILPFVGFSGPMLIFAVLSAGAAVLVAANLREGPRLEEEPAFVAGGASAAALAKTPFWKDGRIMPFVVVGIATGVGQGALGQMLPFLIIDTVKGDLMEAQHSIAIALMIGAVAGLTGQWGLIRIFRMKPNHLILWGGGIALLGALVLLAASQFTMIVAGFAICCVGFSFVRPGYTAGMSLAVSLGEQGRVAGIAGAVGGALNIMSPLFVGLYQLSHNLPFAVTAALIGAGFVYSLFKPALRTAGLTPRPASAPAAG